Proteins encoded together in one Leptidea sinapis chromosome 43, ilLepSina1.1, whole genome shotgun sequence window:
- the LOC126977147 gene encoding GA-binding protein subunit beta-2, which produces MELMAKGAPFATDWMGTSPLHFAASNNHEETCAVLLRAGVSRDARTKVERTPLHMAAYAGHAGVITLLLSHGALVDCRDMLEMTPLHWASVRGHEDAARALLQAGADPRVLCRFRKSPAALAARHGHTELMQLLTDAERSAEQLVDENDPMNIKEDISTVEMIPEIKVSEETKEDEAPAAASTTTETAEEVRCGASSEPAEQLLRRHGITLLPRDTGSTVLSALQSGRTVLLSDAGKLMLKESCEVAATAPPPPAAPPTYQQVKIVQLPGSNKPVVSTGKRRIVSRVGKVGGSAAQPVRIVLNKENFNKLLLSGKNTVTTVIRNGNYVSAVKPVTVKTEQPSPGSVGGGAMGGASGECGRCAGLRAALGAARASVQSLRHQLARCRERLALYEDT; this is translated from the exons ATGGAACTGATGGCCAAAGGAGCACCATTTGCCACAGACTGGATGGGAACCTCTCCATTGCACTTTGCTGCGTCTAATAACCATGAGGAAACTTGTGCTGTGTTACTAAGAGCAGGTGTCAGCAGAGATGCCAGGACTAAAGTGGAAAGAACTCCGCTACACATGGCAGCATATGCAGGGCATGCTGGGGTTATCACATTGTTGCTGTCACATGGAGCTTTGGTGGATTGTCG GGACATGCTGGAGATGACCCCGCTGCACTGGGCTAGCGTGCGCGGACACGAAGACGCGGCGCGCGCTCTGCTTCAGGCGGGCGCCGACCCGCGCGTTCTCTGCAGGTTTCGCAAGTCGCCGGCCGCTCTCGCTGCCCGTCATGGACACACGGAGCTGATGCAGCTACTCACCGACGCCGAGCGCTCTGCGG AGCAGTTGGTGGATGAGAACGATCCGATGAATATTAAAGAGGACATTTCTACAGTAGAAA TGATACCAGAAATCAAGGTTTCTGAAGAGACAAAAGAAGACGAAGCACCTGCTGCAGCAAGTACAACAACAGag ACGGCGGAAGAGGTTCGCTGTGGGGCCTCCAGCGAGCCGGCTGAGCAGTTGCTGCGGCGGCACGGCATCACGCTGCTGCCGCGCGACACCGGCAGTACGGTGCTGTCCGCGCTGCAGAGCGGTCGCACCGTGCTGCTCTCAG ACGCGGGAAAGCTGATGCTGAAGGAGAGCTGCGAGGTGGCTGCGACGGCCCCACCCCCCCCTGCCGCGCCCCCCACCTATCAG caAGTGAAGATCGTTCAGCTGCCTGGTTCCAATAAACCAGTGGTGTCGACCGGCAAGCGAAGGATCGTGAGCCGTGTGGGTAAAGTAGGGGGGAGCGCGGCACAACCGGTGCGGATTGTACTCAACAAGGAGAACTTTAATAAACTGCTGTTGTCCGGCAAGAATACCGTCACCACCGTAATACGAAACGGAAACTAT gtTTCGGCTGTGAAGCCGGTCACGGTGAAGACCGAGCAGCCGTCGCCGGGGAGCGTGGGGGGCGGGGCAATGGGCGGGGCCTCAGGTGAGTGCGGGCGGTGCGCGGGGCTCCGGGCGGCGCTAGGCGCGGCGAGGGCCTCCGTACAGTCGCTGAGGCACCAGCTGGCTCGCTGCCGGGAGCGACTGGCGCTGTACGAGGACACCTAG
- the LOC126976977 gene encoding transmembrane protein 138: MKVSVPKYSICLAFQMLFMCCDLLFNCWSLFPKTRGGLLLLFFFQDLCLILAITSISISFFSTYLFQAGLIEVLVRKFKVAAGVTLAYFLVSIALQSAWIVEKWDESESITRPLVMTLFIVHRCMAPGYYYFYKRTSLLMSDPRFHEDVDWINQNTAPK, encoded by the exons ATGAAAGTGTCAgttccaaaatattcaatatgTTTAGCATTTCAAATGCTTTTTATGTGCtgtgatttattatttaactgtTGGAGTTTGTTTCCCAAGACTCGTGGTGGATTACTTCTTCTGTTTTT cttTCAGGATTTGTGCCTCATTCTTGCAATAACATCTAtaagtatttcatttttttcaaCATATTTATTCCAA GCAGGACTGATTGAGGTATTGGTGCGCAAATTTAAAGTTGCTGCTGGAGTGACATTGGCTTACTTTCTAGTTTCAATTGCCTTACAGTCAGCTTGGATTGTTGAAAAATGGGATGAATCTGAATCCATTACAAGACCCCTTGTCATGACATTGTTTATTGTGCATAGATGCA TGGCACCAGgctattattacttttacaaacgCACATCCCTGCTTATGAGTGACCCTCGCTTTCATGAAGATGTTGACTGGATCAATCAGAACACAGCCCCAAAATAA